Below is a window of Triticum urartu cultivar G1812 unplaced genomic scaffold, Tu2.1 TuUngrouped_contig_7984, whole genome shotgun sequence DNA.
GTCCAGCAGGCAGCGGCGGTGGTGGGGTCGTTTGACTCGCGTGCCCAGGCGGATATGGCCTACTGCCTTTCCTTGTGCGCGCGGTCTACGTTGGCTCCTCTGGAGGCTGGCGTGGCGGCCAGTGCTCGCGCGACCCGCAATCTTGGCGGCGGCCCAGAGCTTCACGGGTGAGGTGGCGGCGGTGAAGCAAGCGTGTTCATGCAGGCGTGGTGACGGCTGCGGTGTTGGGCGCGGCGGGGGTCAAATGTCGGGGGCACAGTGCTTCTATGCTCGGAGGTGCGACGGGAGGTGCGTGAACGCCGGGGCGGCGGCTCTACAGGGATGGTGGCAGCAGTGGCAACGACTGTTGCAGTGGCGTGGAGCTCATTATGGCATGAGGTGATGTGAGTTGATTCAtgcggtggtggctggcggcagGTGGTGGAGGTGTTCTCCGGCGGTCCGGACGCCCTCGGGTGCTCTATTTCTGCATATCTTGTCTGAGTGATGAGGAGCTCCGACGAAAGCATTGCTCTAACCGTGGTCAGGCCAGCGACGGCGGCGCCTACGTGCGTCATCTACCTTTTTGGAGGTGTCGTTGTGGAACTCCTTCGTCATGAGGGATTTGGCTCTCCAGATGAAAATCTTGGCTCCGGTTCTCCTAAGCGGGCGGCGGCGACGTCTATGTCATGACCTCCTTGGAGGCATCATTTTGAAGAGTTAGTTGTGGCCGTTTCGTGGGATCTCTCTACTGCCAGGGTCAGTGGATGCCAGGGGAGCGGCTCCAGGATTCTGTGCCGAAACGGCGGTCTCGGGATGCAGTGCGGGGACGACTCCATGAGGAAGGGCAGCTACTCAACATGGCTTGGGTGGCGATCTTGAGCCGAGAGGGTGACAAGGTCTTCGGCTCGGTCTATGCATTCCTGTAGGGACGGTTGGACGATATGTCAGGGCGGCGGCCCGAAATTGGTACAGCGGCCATGGTCTGCAAGCAGTCATCCTGTACAATGTGGGTTGCGGCTATCTGGGTCATGCGGCTTTGTAGCTCATGGGTGAGCGGTGGGACGTCGGGGCAGCGGCCCCGGAAGGTGGTGTTGGTTGATTTCGCAGGGCACAATGGAGTGATGGATGTCGGGGCGGCGGCTCCGAGATTTGGCTCTTTTTGTACTCTCTTTTGGTATGATTGAATCTTGTAAACGCTGTCATAATTAATTGAGCGCTCTGTGCATCAATCGATGCAGGGGCCGGGGGTGTTACCCCCTAAAAAAATAGTCCTGATCTAAGCAAAGGCAAGATCAAATATTTAGTGTGAACATTTAGTCACGATATGGAATGCATATTAATTAGTTACTTTTCCTGCCACCTTATGTGAGGAAGCCATCCTTCtacaaatattccaaaataaaaaCCAACTAATCTGTGAACAATTCATTGTTCTGATAACTAGTAATATAGTATGGCTGCAAGAATAACTTAAGTCATCACAATTTCTGCTGTgcatctgatgtatcagaattCACCTGTCCAAAGAAGTACAGTGCGGCATGGTAGTCCTCCTTTGCAAATGCCGCCCTCCCTCGTGACTTTAAAGCAGTTATCTTTCCTTCCACATGAACTGGATCCTGAAGACGGTGGCACAGCCACAGCAAATATCAAATTCAATCAGCACCAGTATTGCAGTTGGAAAGTGTAAATAAAAATCTCTTTGGCCTAAATTCCTTAGTTTAGAATCACTAATATTTATTTCCACTTCAGGTTGACAAATTCCAGAAGGGGAAGTGATGTGCAACAAACATAACAAAAAATTGTTCTGAATCCTTGCTGTTAAATAAAATTAGCAAGTTGAACCTCCCAAATGTGAGGGCATTATTTTAAATTTGTTGAATGGTACCAAGAAATAAATATATAGTTTTATGAAAATTTGGATTATGCGGTATGAGACTTAATACAACCATTGTAGCCCTTATGCTTTTAGAATATACTCTCTATTTTGATCTACAGGTTGTTATGTATTTAGGCACACTTCCCAAATCTACTGATTTCATACTTATAATAAAAATAGATTAGATTACGAGCCCAATGTTTGCCTTTTGTGAGAATTTCAAATTTATCTCCATTTTTATCTTATTATACTTTTGCGATGTAATTGATATATGTGAGAATTCCTAGATTATGGTCGATTAACAGGCTCATAAATAGTTAATCAATAAAAAGAGGCAACTTGTGATTTCTAATAAAGTTATACCTGTGTGTACATTTCAAACTTTTCTCTTATAAAATTAAGACAAGGTGAATAGTCCATCGTTGATCAATCTCGATCTCAGCTTCAACTTCTAATAAGGCACGGGGGGCACGGAATTGCGGATCAACTCTAGCATGTAGTTAGATACCTTTTGTGTTAGCCCATGTTTTTGGCGTGAATCCTAGCAATTGGGACTATTTCATAAAGAATAAGGTTTCCTGCCTTCATCACTCTGCATTGGTCCACCATAAGGACCAATTGGTTCTCACAACttgtgtatttttttgtagtttagTGACGGAGCATTTGTTTGGCAGCCTGAGTTCTAACGGGATCTTAGGGACCCAATCCTTGAGATGGGAGGCTCATGTGGCTTTTCAATCAAGGCAGGTTAGCCTAGCTCTTGTGGGTTTTATCTTCTATAGTTTAATCACCAGAGATATGGACAGATACCAAGATGAGTAGGAAGAATCTAGTGACATTGACTTCAAGCGACCTTGATGCAGCATTCAGTTTAACCGAAGACATTTGTTTTTTCCATTTGCATTAGTTTGTTTCGGTAAAAAAAATTGTGTAGGCACTGCTCTTAGAATCATGTCATTTCTGTAGGTTTACATTTTATGTACATATGTCAAGAGGAATATTAAAAATTATAGTATTTTCATGCCAACtattttttatttcattttaGCAATGTGGAATGTTTATATATTTTAATAGGAAGAGTTAAACAAGTCTGGTTTTACGTTTTATTGGATGACAAGTATTAATGAATAAAGATACGATACACTATTCTTTAGGATAGTACTGAGGCTGAATCATTTTAGAAAAAGAACAAGAGGTGCATGCAAACTGAGGATAATATTGTAAGAAATAGCTTTCCTAACCTTTTACCCTAGTACGTTAATAATACTAACTTTTCTTTTTTATAGTCATTGATATATATGTACAAATCCGAGAAATACTTTCAAGCTGATGATGTGCTGAACATATCCCAGTGTAGTTCTGTTGGACATAAATAACTTGATATGAATATGCATCCAATACCATGCGTGTGTTGTCATCTATAAATATAGCTCCTAGGTCATATTTGACACAGGTGACAGAGACATCCATTAATTACAGAGATCGGGACATTAAATAATTCTGATAATGTGGTGCTTGTTGAACCCTTTATTGTGTTTTTAATCTCTATAGTACTAAAAGGCTGGTTGGTGTTTGTACGTCCTCAACTGTGGtttccccctcccccttccccccTGCATTCAGATAATCTAAACCAAACTGGTGCTTTCCTTTCCTTTCCTTGTCCTACTTGAAACCATGGTCTGCATTAACTCAATCAAATCTTAACAAAACCATGTCTTGTATTAACTCAATCAAATCAATAAAATCTTACCAAAACTCAAACTAAAAAAAAAAATCTTACCTTCCTTTACCCATATCCAAATCAAACCAAATCTTATCAAAATCTCAACTGAATCAAAACTTTCATTGCATTCACCTCATAGTCGAATAAAAGTAAATCTGACCAAAATCTAGAATATGGTAGGTGTAAGATATGTCGGATACGTTTAGTGTTGAACCACTAGAATATGTATGTCACTTTGCAACAAACAGGCAATTAGCTAGTATATAACAGATGTCATGTCCAATTTGATTAAATAATCTATTAATGTATAAAATTCCCTTGTTCTAATACCTTCCTTGCTGAGTTTAACTGCTTAACAATGACAGTATGGTTTTTGCTATTAGTTGAATTTATCAAGAAAGCAGGTTTGTAGAGTGAACAAACACATGGACgtgccacacacacacacacacacacacacacacacacacacacacacatggaCGTGGAAAACAGAAAGGACCAAGGATACAGTGATGAAGGGATACTATTCAAGGGCACAACCAAAGCTCACGAGTTTGCACTCAAACTTATGGGTTCGTTTTTTAGAACCATAAACTATCACTGACAACATACGTAAGTAATTGTTGTGCTCTGAATAGAAAAAAACTACAAGTTATTTATACTTCAatgtttttttagaaaaggaggatgacccccggcctctgcatctggccGATGCATgcggccactttattaattattcacacaagaccttacaaagttaTTTATACTTCAATGTAGTAAGAAAACTTATGCAAGCCCGAAGCTAGATATATATGTTAGTTATTTGTGCATGCATATAACCTGACAGCTTATAAGTGGAGATTCCATCGTTCTAATTATCCCATCAACAGTCCAATATGGCAGAGATGGAACATAATTCGTGTTGGAAAACAGAATTTCGACAAGGTCACGTCGACCGCCCTTTGCTGCTAACTTGATTGGAATTTCCCCACCCTATATTACAACAAAAGGACAGGGAGATATAATATAGTCCAGCATGAATAGAAGGGATCATAACACTACGTACATCCCAATTAAAAAGAATAGAAAACATTGTGAAAATAGAAAGAGATATTCCTACGTTACATCCCAATTAAAGGCAGTATAAGGTATTGTCAAATGAATAGAACAAACTAATCGATAGTAAAACAACATCATCTTATGTTCTTGTCAGCAAGGTCAAGTAGTACAAATCACCCTACAGTGGCATAGATAAACCGTCAACAGTAGATCTAATCAGTAGTTCAGTACTACTAATCATGTGGTATGATACTTCATTATGCCAAACCATGGCACAGATACCTATATATCACTACAGCTGCAAACCAAAACATATGCACAATTCAAATTAATCATTATCTTGGGCTTCAAACTTTGAAATGTGAATTTTTCAAAATCAGGCTCCATGGAGCCCAAGATCCAAAAGCAATTTCCACAGTATTATACAATTTGAGCCTCAAGTAATTCTGGACAGAGGAAGTAGTACTTTAAATTGACAACTTAATTTATACAAAGCTCTTCTCTCTATCTCGGCCTTTGGTTCAGATAACCACTCAAGACTCAGCCATGGGATATGCAAGAGGCTAGATTACACATAAGTTACCCAATACAGAAAAGCAAACAAACATAAGAGTCGCACTAACCTCGGCGGGAATATTAGGGTCTGCCCCAGCCTCAAGCAAGAACTTGACAATATCTGTCCAGCCAGCTTTCACTGCATATGTTAGAGGAGTCGGCCCGCGATAAGAGTTACCGTCGGCATCAGCACCAGCCTATTATTTTCCAAATGCATAACCGAAAGTAAGCAAATGTTAACGCAGTAAACTATATGCATGAGACTGTAAGATCAACCAAAGTAGCAAGACTCTGCTTTGCCGGCCTGCATTATCTATATTAGTACTGAAGTTTGGACAGGGACAAAGAAATACTCAAGTTAAGGTGTGGATGAGTTACTGGACCTCAATCAGTAGCCTCATGCATTTGAGGGACTTCTCACAGCATGCCAGCATGAGTGGTGTTACATTATCATCCATAATTACGTTGGGCTGTTTTTCCGAACGAGGGGAAAAACCAGTCAGATCTCAGATGGCAGAATTAATAATAATTAAAAGAAACTGCCTACCAAGA
It encodes the following:
- the LOC125531727 gene encoding ankyrin-1-like, which translates into the protein MASSSSRVHVQNHIALQAARDGDLRTLKEMAERTDLRGAKDVEGASALHLAADKGCLECCKFLIEEVGLGVTSATPTGKTPLNCALYAGNAQIMKYLIDHGANPKKATAQGLTMLHIAAGRGLCVPLELLLSQGIPVDIMLSVFAGTPLHAAASMGQHQALKILLEHGADPNVIMDDNVTPLMLACCEKSLKCMRLLIEAGADADGNSYRGPTPLTYAVKAGWTDIVKFLLEAGADPNIPAEGGEIPIKLAAKGGRRDLVEILFSNTNYVPSLPYWTVDGIIRTMESPLISCQDPVHVEGKITALKSRGRAAFAKEDYHAALYFFGQVNSDTSDAQQKL